In Corynebacterium aquilae DSM 44791, the genomic stretch GCACTAGTGGAGCTGCTAGCGGCCGACGAGGAGGTCACAACAGCCGACGTCGACGAAGCACTGCCGGCAGCACTGGTGACAGCGGAATCACTAGCTGCCACCCCGTCAGCATCATTGCTTGAAGAAGAACATCCACCAAGCGCGACCGCTGCCACCAGCGTGGCTAAAGATACGGTTGCAGCGCTACGTGAAAGCCGGGAGAAAAATACGGGGTGCGACATCGGCGAAAAACCTCCAGTGACAGGGTGTGTCTGTCACTCTAAAACGCCCACCCACATCGACACAGCCACCCACATCGTTCGGGCACCCACTAAAGAAGTCACCCCACCACGCCACCACGATGATGCCCCGCCCCCCAACCATCCACCAGGATCTGAACAGGGGCGGGGCACAAAGAACCACCGCAACAAACAGGTTGCAGACTCTTAAGAATCCAGCAGCTCAGACACCGACTCAGGATCACAGTCGCTAAGCAAAGCGCGACAACGGTCATACTCGTGATCCTCACCAATAGCCTTAGCCGCCTTCGCCAGCGCCGCAATGGCGCGCAGCACAGCACGATTCGGCTCATGCGAAGCCGGAACCGGGCCAAAACCCTTCCAGCCATTGGCGCGCAACGCATCCAAGCCACGGTGGTAGCCGGTGCGCGCATAGGCGTAGCCCTCAATCGTGCGGCCCTCGGCAAGCGCATGCTCCGCCAGGTGGGCCCACACCCCACTAGAGGCAGGATTTTCCTGGGCAATCTCACTCAACCGCACCGGCCCATCGGCACGAGCCAAAAGCTCCGCTACCGGATCGACCGGCAAATGAACTGGGGGAGGGGCCAACATGTCATTGATCTTCATGGGCACCAGAGTACAAAAACCAACCACCCCACGGCACACAATCAACGCCACCACCCCATTGCGGCAGACAACCGCAACGCCTGCCTCCACCCCATCTGCGCCGCCGCGAAAA encodes the following:
- a CDS encoding DUF3151 domain-containing protein, translating into MKINDMLAPPPVHLPVDPVAELLARADGPVRLSEIAQENPASSGVWAHLAEHALAEGRTIEGYAYARTGYHRGLDALRANGWKGFGPVPASHEPNRAVLRAIAALAKAAKAIGEDHEYDRCRALLSDCDPESVSELLDS